The Paenibacillus sp. FSL R7-0204 genome includes a region encoding these proteins:
- a CDS encoding DinB family protein, whose amino-acid sequence MSSADVELTSYLNTHEQLVQALEGVSEEQLRWKAEPSSWSVTEVLAHLADHSIVVSFRIRDILADTKVQLPAFQQDAWVSGQHSNQGQTADSLELFRSLLHYNSLLLGRLIPGEWEKSGINFKGETVRISDIVRGFTAHVERHLAQIERVKREAQASQAAQVAQASKQAAL is encoded by the coding sequence ATGAGCAGTGCGGATGTGGAGCTAACCAGCTATTTGAATACACATGAGCAATTGGTGCAGGCGCTGGAGGGGGTATCCGAAGAACAGCTGAGGTGGAAGGCGGAGCCGTCAAGCTGGAGCGTGACCGAGGTGCTGGCCCATTTGGCGGATCACAGCATCGTAGTCTCCTTCCGTATCCGTGATATTCTGGCGGATACGAAGGTTCAGCTTCCGGCATTCCAGCAGGACGCATGGGTCAGCGGACAGCATAGTAATCAGGGGCAGACTGCAGACAGCCTGGAGCTGTTCCGCAGTCTGCTGCATTACAACAGTCTGCTGCTCGGAAGACTTATCCCCGGAGAATGGGAGAAAAGCGGGATTAACTTCAAGGGCGAGACGGTGCGTATTAGCGATATTGTCCGCGGCTTCACCGCCCATGTAGAGAGGCATCTGGCCCAGATAGAACGAGTGAAGCGGGAGGCGCAGGCTAGTCAAGCTGCACAAGTTGCTCAAGCTTCGAAGCAAGCGGCGTTGTAA
- the solA gene encoding N-methyl-L-tryptophan oxidase, with translation MWRRRGVQIIAERSDYDVIIVGAGSMGMSAGYHLARRGVKTLLIDAFDPPHTEGSHHGETRLIRHAYSGDPAYIDLALRAQVLWEEAEAESGLKLLAPSGVLNLADSKVYSFTGRLEEARKRKVRAEQLDAEEICRRWPALNLPESFEAMYEPDAGYLYSERCITAYRQLALAYGAELLTNTPVLKVTAREGSVTVHTKNGDYHGAAAVLSAGAWFSSLSPFVNLPIKAVRKVVGWFGSTPDFEAGRFPGFTLGSEDGGFYGFPSIGGAGLKIGRHDTGEEWESGEPLHPFGSLESDEGDLRRVLEAYMPGAAGRLLKGSVCKYEHTPDEDFIIDRHPAHSHVLLAGGFSGHGFKFSSVVGEILADMAVQGHTRQNITPFALSRFSAGPDQQPSKLTMEGQ, from the coding sequence ATCTGGCGGCGGAGAGGGGTGCAGATCATAGCGGAGCGTTCTGATTATGATGTCATTATTGTTGGTGCAGGCTCCATGGGCATGAGCGCAGGCTACCATCTGGCCCGGCGCGGTGTGAAAACACTGCTGATCGATGCCTTCGATCCGCCGCATACGGAAGGAAGCCATCACGGGGAGACCCGGCTGATCCGGCACGCCTACAGCGGCGATCCGGCCTATATTGACCTGGCGCTCCGTGCCCAGGTGCTGTGGGAAGAGGCGGAGGCAGAGAGCGGTCTCAAGCTGCTGGCTCCGTCAGGTGTGCTCAATCTGGCAGACAGCAAGGTGTATTCCTTCACCGGACGTCTGGAAGAGGCGCGGAAGCGGAAGGTCCGGGCTGAGCAGCTGGATGCCGAGGAAATCTGCCGCCGCTGGCCAGCCCTGAACCTCCCCGAATCCTTCGAGGCGATGTATGAGCCGGATGCCGGTTACCTATACAGTGAGCGGTGCATTACCGCTTACCGTCAGCTTGCACTGGCTTACGGTGCGGAGCTGCTGACGAATACTCCTGTGCTGAAGGTGACGGCCCGCGAAGGCAGTGTCACGGTCCATACGAAGAACGGCGATTACCATGGAGCGGCTGCTGTTCTTAGTGCCGGGGCCTGGTTCAGTTCATTGTCGCCCTTCGTTAACTTGCCGATTAAGGCCGTTCGCAAGGTAGTAGGCTGGTTCGGGAGTACGCCGGACTTCGAGGCCGGGAGGTTCCCCGGCTTCACGCTTGGTTCAGAGGATGGCGGGTTCTACGGCTTCCCCAGCATAGGCGGGGCAGGACTGAAGATCGGCCGCCACGACACGGGCGAAGAGTGGGAGTCCGGTGAACCGCTGCATCCGTTCGGCAGCCTGGAGAGTGATGAAGGCGACCTCCGCCGGGTTCTTGAAGCGTATATGCCTGGCGCAGCCGGGCGTCTGCTTAAGGGCTCCGTCTGTAAATATGAGCATACGCCGGATGAGGATTTCATCATCGACCGCCATCCGGCTCACAGCCATGTGCTGCTGGCCGGAGGCTTCTCGGGACATGGCTTCAAATTCTCCAGTGTGGTTGGAGAGATTCTCGCGGACATGGCTGTTCAGGGACATACCAGGCAGAATATAACTCCGTTTGCGTTGTCGCGCTTCTCGGCCGGCCCTGATCAGCAACCATCAAAACTAACAATGGAGGGACAATAA